CTTCCTGAGTGTGGTTTTTCTATTCAGTCAGGCTATCGCTCAAGCCCAAACCCCGCCGTGGATGAATACGGCACTCTCCCCTGATCAACGGGCCTCGCTGCTTGTTGGTGCGATGACGCTTGATCAAAAAATAGAACAGCTTCATGGAGCACCGGGGCCAATTCCAGAAGTTCCTTCGTGCGGCATTGGGTTTCGTCATATACCGGGGATTCCAAGTCTGCAGATTCCTACATTCCGAATCAGCAATGGCCCGGTGGGAATAGGGATGGGTGATTGCAACCCACAGGCGGCAGCGACAGGTGTTGTCTCCTCGCTGGGGCTTGCAGCCTCGTTCGATGTAGCTCAGGCGCGGGCATATGGCGACCTGGTCGGACGAGAGGCTATCAATGTAGGAGTGCACGAGGTGGAAGGTCCTGGGATGGACATGTCGCGCGTGCAGCAGGGTGGACGCAACTTTGAATATCTTGGTGAAGATCCGATACTCGCCGGAACGCTGGCCATCCCGTACATCCGTGCGATGCAGAAGCATGGAATTATAGGCATGTCGAAGCACTACGTTGCTAACGATCAGGAAACCAATCGGTTCACCTCCAACGAGATCATCTCTGACCGGGTTCTACATGAGATCAACTTATTGCCCTTCGAAATGTCGGTCAAGGATGGCGATGTTGCCTCAATCATGTGCGCGTATCCCCTGGTTAATGGGACCTACAACTGCGAGAGTGCGCCACTGATGAACGATGTGCTGCGCAATCAGTGGGGTTTCAAGGGCTATGTGCAGTCGGACTTCTTCGCGGCTCACAGTACGGCGCCGTCGATGCTGGCTGGGATGGACCTTGAAATGCCATCTGGAAATTACTACACCAGCAGCAACATCAATGCCGCGCTTGCCGCAAATGCCATCACCATTGCGAATATCGATACAGCACTCAACCGGCGATATGCCCAGATGTTCCGGATGGGTCAGTTTGACCGGCCCATTACGCTGACTCCGATCGACGCTGCTGGGGATGGCCTGATCGCACGAAAGATTGCAGAAGACAGTGTCGTCCTGCTCAAGAACGCCAACCGACTGCTTCCGTTAAGTACAAAGAATCTTCGCAAGATCGCGTTAATCGGGCAGTCCACTTACACCAGTGCCGTGGTCAATGGGGGCGGTGGAAGTTCTCGGGTGCTCCCGTTGTACACCGTGACGCCACTTCAGGGTCTCCAAAATGTGTTGACTCAACTCGGTTCGACCGCAACGGTAACGATGCTGATTGCCGCCCCCGATGGTAGCAATAATGCTGCCGCGGCTTCGTTGGCCGCATCCTCCGACATAGCGATTGTCATGGCGGGTGTTGTGACATCGGAAGGTAAGGATAGGCCGAGCCTCTCGCTTCCCGATAACCAGGATGCGCTGATTGCTTCTGTTGCCACAGCCAATCCAGAGCATACAGTTCTTGTATTGAAGGACGGCGATGCTGTGCTTATGCCTTGGGTCAATCAGGTTCCAGCTATACTCGAGGCATGGTATCCGGGACAGGAGGATGGCAATGTCGTCGCCGATCTTCTATTCGGAATTACAAATCCCTCGGGTAGATTGCCTATCACCTATCCGATGAATGCGAGTGATGTGCCCACAAGTACACCGGAGCAGTTTCCTGGAATCCTCGTGGGTGGTGTCCCAACGATCACCTACTCCGAGGGACTAAATAACGGCTATCGCTGGTATGAATCGCAGGGAATTACGCCACTGTTTCCCTTTGGCTATGGCCTTTCGTATACGGACTTCAGAATCTCTGATCTCGCTGTGAGCCGAAAGGTAACGGACGGAACCAAGCCAATCAAAATGGAATTTTCTGTCCGCAATATTGGTAACGTCAGAGGCGCCGTGGTGCCGCAGGTTTATCTCGGCATGCCTACGTCCGCTGCCGAACCACCAAAGCGTCTTGTCGCTTTCAAAAAAGTAACCCTTGATCCAGGCGAAATAAAGGAGGTGCAGGTCTGCATCGATCCCAATGCGACGAGCCATCCGCTTGGGTATTGGGAGAGTCTGACGCAGAACTGGGTGATTGCTGACGGCGCCTACAAAATATACGTCGCTAACTCGTCAGCGGACACCGTCCTCTCCGATTCAATCGTCGTTCGTAAGAAGACCAACAGCCAGGAGAATACCGGAAGCGACGATAAGAGCGATGCGGCAGGCGAGTCCTGCCACGATCAGCAGCCAGACTAAGTGCACGAATCTCGGGTTGCTAACCATGTATGTGCCGGCTTGGCTGCATAAGGCCGGCACATCAAGGGCAAGAGGAAGAAAGCGCCATGACCTTTGGAGACCAGGCCATGGCGCTTTCTCTATTCTCACTGGCCTTAATTTCTAAATTCTTAGCACTGAGCTTGCAAGAGGCAGATATGCGCGCAGTTGACGATTGGCGGCCTCAACTCTGCTGCTGCATTGGGGGACATTTTACCGAGCCAAAGGAGCAGAAGACACAGCAATCTCCCGGATTGGGACGTAGCACCGTCTTGCAATTATCACACTCATAGTAGAACTGGCAGGCGTCGGTGGGCATCGTTTCTCGCTTAGCGATGCCGCAATGTGGGCAAGTAAGCACAGATTCCAGAACAATCCCGTTCATCGCGATATTACCTCCTTACCGTGGAGGGATAGCCTGCGTTTGTGGTTGCGCGAGTCAGTGCCTCGGGCTTGGTCTTGTCCGGATCGTAGGTTACGGTAGCTGTCTTTGTGCCAAAATCCACCTTCACAGCGCTTACACCGGGGATCTTCTCGATCGACTTCTTAACCGTAATGGGACAAACCTCACACGTCATGTTCTTGACGTCCAGGGTAACCGTTTTAGGTGTAGCCGCCATTGCTATTTGAGAAAACATAGCAAGTGCGGCAATCAGTAGTTTGCGCATAGAATCTCCCTTCAATAGAAGAGTGGTGCGAACCATGGTGCGGCCAATAGACCGACCAATAAGGCCGTAACAACCCAGAAAATGATACGTTGCCGTCGAAGTGTGCTGGGATTGGCGCATGGCATCTCAGGCGCGCACACTTGCGGAGCCAGGTAGAGTTTGTAGCCGGCCAGTCCGAGAAAGACAAGCGTCAGAGCAATGAAGATTGGCCGGAACGGCTGCATCACTGTCAGGCTCCCAACCCATGTACCGCCGATTCCCAAGGCGAGCAGCACAAGCGGTCCAACACAGCACACGGATGCACCTATGGCGGCTAAGGCGCCCGCAATCAACGATCCTTTGTCAGTGAGATGCACCCTATCATTCTCCTCGACGCTAGCGCCAAAACGCAAATGGGCCGCGAATCATTCTGCCCGATCTTCCCGAGAAGGTTGATAGGCCTCTGTAGTTGTAGCGCATGCCGATTCATTTCCTGGATGGTCGATTGGGCCATCGAATCTATTGTGCTTCGGAATTTGAGAGCATCGTTTTCAAAAAGCCGTGGAGCCGCTCTCCGTATCCCTCTGGAAGCTCGAAGACTCGCTCATCGCCTGTAATCACCAGCATCTTCCGCGTGCTGTCATAGACCGCGCTGCAGCGGCGGCAACCGCGCAGGTGCCTTTCAATCTTTTGTCGCATCTCGTCCGAAGCGTTTCCATCCAGGTATTCGGAGAGATGCGCGATTATCGTTTTGCAGCTAACCATGGGTTCAATCCTTTCCAGCGTTCCCAAACCGAGATTCCAGGCTTCGCAAAAATTGGGGAGAGAGACTCGCGCAGCATGAGGCGAGCACGATGTAACCGAGTCTTGACGGCGGATTCGCCAATTCCCAGCACTTCTACAGTTTCGGCGACATCGAGGTGCTGCATATCGCGAAGAACAAAGACCTCGCGGTAGATATCGGGTAGCTCCGCAAGCGCCCTGCCGATTGCCTCTCGCACTTCTTTCTTTTCGACCTCATCGCTTGGCAGGTCGCGCCAGTCCGCAAATTGCTTTGGGGAAAAGGGCTTTTCATCCGATGTTTCCGTCGCAACCTGATCGATGGACTCGTAAAGGTACTGACGCCTTTTTCGCCGGCACATTCTTGCCTCGTTTGCGATGACCCGCATGGCCCACTGCTTGAATTTATCGCGTTCCATTAGCTGTGCGAGGTTGCAAAATATCTTCATCATTGCCTGTTGTACGGATTCTTCAGCATCGTCATGATTGCGAACGATCGAATATGCCTGGAGGAAAAAGCCTCGTTCGTACGGGCGAATCAGATCGTGGAAGAGGTCCTTCTCTCCCGCCAGGATTCGCGGGATCAACGCGGCGGTTGCCGCTTCTTTCGCCTTCCGCTCTTGCGTCATCGCTATCAAGAAACTCACCCTATGAGGACGATTCGCCAGAATCGATTACGTTACAGATTCAATCGAGCGACCGATGCACGACGGAGCGGATTGGAAGACACGCCTGGAATACTCCGGCAAGGGGGCTATCAATGAAGCCGAGCCAGGCCATGGCAAGCCAGCCTAACGCAAGGCCAAAAGCCGCATGTGCAAGGGTGACGGTCACGGGGAATCCCTTGGAAAACTCCAGACCAAGAAAGCCTACACCCAGTGACGCTACGACGGGACTCAACAGGAAGCCGAAGCCGAGGAGCACGCCAAAAGCCGCTCCGAGCCAGCGGCGGCAGGTTCCAAAGGCAAGCACATAAATCAGCCCAAAGCTGGCGCCGTTCCAAAAATGATAGAGCCACCCAGCAACATCTGACTTCATAGAAGGCCCGGAGGCGAACTGGTCGAGCAATAGCACGCCCATCAATCGGGGAAGGTTACCGGGCATAAAACCAAGCCAAAAGCCTGGCAGTCGGACGGCCTCCAGCGCAATCGTGGCCACCGCTCCGGCTGCCAGGCCCAATGCGCTGATTCTTGCGAGCGAGCGATCAACACGGTACAGCAGGCCGATGGTGAGCAGCAGAAGTAGAGATGCCGGCAAAAGCGCGAACTTCGCCAGAATATCCATCGAGCTTCTGCCAGACTCTGCAATCGGAAAGATGAGCGGCGACACTGAGGCCGCCGCAAGCAATATAAGGATGGACAGTGTTCGTATCATGGAGCACTCCTGGAAGGAGGGTTCGCAGTCCTCCTTCCTTGCCACTTTGCAGTTGTCCTACTGGGCGACCATGTGGGTCAGCATATCGAGCTTTTGATCGAGCATGGTTGCGGTCTGATCGATGGTTCCATTGTCGAACTGCTTCAGCATCACCGATGGTTTGTCATAACTAAGGAAAGTTTTGCCGGCAGTGCTCTGGTAGATGTATACGCGGAGGGGAAGGTAGAGGCCGGCGGCAGGATCCTTTTCAAACACCTGCTTGCCGACATTGGGGTTGCCTACGAGAAACAAGGTCCCCTTCATACTGAGGCCGGTCATCTTGAGCATGTTGCCCTGATCCACGGTGCTCATCACCATCATGCCCCCTTTGCTAACGGCCATCTTGAAGGTCTCGACAGTTTGCTCGTAGGACTTGTTGCTGGGGACGCTCACACGTGTCTCTTGCGCGAAGGCCGCGGCGGCAAAAGCTGCGAATAGGGCAGCAGCAAGCGTGGTGCGGCGTAGAAGGCTATTCATGGTCATCGAAATACTCCTGGCGTTGAAATGAACTCAATACCCGCTGATGGTGCCTGCGGTTGGCTTTCTCGTCCGCAGCAGTTGCGAGCATTCATCACGAACGATTTCCAGGAGCAGGAAAAGTTACAGCGCTTCGAACCATCGTCTGAACCATCCCAAAATCTGGGAAGCCGGAAGCCGCGGGGATGGCAGCATCCTGCAGGTTGCGAATCGTTGCGTATCTCCAATGTTTGCCTAACTATACTTGCGACAGTCTATGCGTCGTACGCTGTGTTCAGCAGCGTCTTAGCATCTGTCGGAGGCTTCGGCAACACCAGCTAAATATAGGGTTCGATATTTTTCTTGACAGCGTTGCAAGGCGATGAATAAACTTTCGCTCAACGTTATCGATAATATATTTTATCTTATTAAAGGTTACGTCTTGCTTCGCTTTTGCGCATTTGAAGGCCTCACCGCAGGCCAACATAAATCCAGGGAGAGGTACGCGGTGCGGTCTTGTTCTCTCTTTTTTTGGCGGACAGCACACCACAAACTCGCATGCCTGGCGTCTTCTCGAAGCCTGGCAAGAGTTAACGACCCGTCATGAATTCCCGTTTCACGATACTCAGGAGGCAGTAGAGGTGAGAATTCCATCTTTGCATCGCATCTTCGCAATCTTCGCAATGCTGGTTCTGGCGGCAGCGCTTATCCCGGCATCGTCCGCGCAGGAGACCCGAAGCATGATCTTCGGCCGCGTCCTCGACTCTTCGGGCGCAGTTGTTCCGTCCGCGCAGGTTACCGTCGTTGACAACGATACTAACTTCACCACCAAGCTCACAGCCAATGCCTCCGGCTACTACGAGGCTCCGCTGCTCATGGCCGGTAACTACAGCGTCATTGTTGAGGCTAAAGGTTTCAGGACAGAGACACAAGCGGGCATCAGCCTTCCGATCGCTACGCATCAGGAGGTGAATGTAACTCTTAAGGTGGGCGATACGGCGGAGACCGTGACCGTGACCGCCAGTTCCACGCTCATCGAGACTGACCCGCTCTCCAGCGGATACCTCATCGACAGCCGGAGCCTGCACAGTCTTCCAGTCCTTAACAACAACGTGACTCTGCTGGCCAAGGTTGCGCCAGGAATTCAGAGCAACGGTGGAGCGGATGGATACAGCAATCCCGCCTTTGGATATATAGGAACGTCCTATTCGACCGGCGGCAATGTCGGCGGCAACTCCTTCTCGATCGATGGAGTTCCCAACAACGGCAATATTCGCCGCGTCTCTTCTCAGCCGCCATCCGATGCTGTATCCGAGTTCAAAGTCGAAACATCGAACTTCGATACTTCTGTGGGACACACTAGTGGAGCCAGCTTTTCGGTCAGCACCAAGTCCGGCACCAACGACTTCCATGGTTCGCTCAGCGAGCAGCACTGGAGGAACGAGTGGAACGCGGCCAACTTTTTTGTAAAGGCACAGAACCGGGTCTCCATTGCGGCCGCCGAAGCGCAAGGCAACACATCCCTGGCCGACAGTCTGAGGAACAAGAAGCTCAATCCAGCTGGACACTCCAACAACTACACGGGCACCATCGGCGGACCGGTCAGAATTCCCGGTCTCTATAACGGCAAAGACAAGATGTTCTTCTTCTTCAGCTACAGCGGGCTAAACGATCGCGTGTCGGCCAATACGGTGTATTGGAACCGCACAGTCCCGACACTCAAGGAGCGCGACGGCGACTTCTCCGATCTGCTGCAGGTGGACCCTGTCCTATATCAGCTCTACGATCCGCTTACAACGCGTCCCGATCCAACGCGTCCGGGCCACGTCATCCGCGATCCCTTTCCTGGGAACATCATTCCCAAGAGCCGCATGATCAATCCGGTCTATAACTACTACACCAGGCTGATGCCAAACCCGAACAACGCTCCTACCAACACAGCTCTGGCTCCCACAAACAATTACCTCGCCAGCAGAATGCCGTGGAAGTTCGACTATAAGAGCATGTCGGGCAGAGTGGACTATCAGCTCTCCAGCAAAAATCGTTTCTTCGTACGCACGCAGTACTGGTCAAATAACGAAGCCAACCAGGACTGGCTCTATGAGACAGCCCCAGGTTACGGAGGACTTGTCGGGAACCGGCTTGGCATTAGCTCAGGCATGGACTGGGTCTGGACGCCGAGCAGTAGCTGGCTCTTCGATATTTCCACCGGCTTCCAGCGTTTCACCGACGGTGTGCTCGATCAAGCACAGCGCAAGGTCGAGCCATCGAAGGTAGGACTGCCGTCTTACATCGATCAATATGCTGGCGGTAATTACACTGCGCCGCTGATGAGGTTCGCAGGTTATGACTCGCTCAGTTGGAACTGGATGGGTAAGCCTGCCCGGTACGACAACATCATCGGAAAGGTCGATGGTTGGCGTACTTTGGGGATGCACACGATCCGTTTCGGCTTTGATCAGTACCAGCTAGCCAAGACGAATTATGGATTCAACTCCGGGATCAACACCTCCGGCAACTTCAATTTTGATAACTCGTTCACCAGCAGGGACGACGACGGCAACGTGCCGGCCGGCTCTCTGGGCCATAGTTGGGCGGCATTCCTGATGGGGCTGCCGACCTCGTCTTCCATTGCTACCTCTCCCAGCGTTGCGCTGCGCAATGCACAATATGGCTGGTACGTCGAAGACGGATGGAAAGTGTCTCCGAAGTTGTCGGTGAACATCGGCCTACGCATGGAATATGAGACCGGAGCAACCGTGCGCCACAATCAGGCGCTTGGAACCTTTGATCCCAAACTAAGCGTGCCGATCGCCGCGGACGCGCAGACTGCCTATGCAGCAAACCCGATCCCGGAGCTCCCCGCAGCGCAGTTCCAGGTGACCGGAGGCACAACGTATGCCGGTCTCAATGGCGCTCCGCGGGCTTTGTGGAAGAACGAGCTGATGTTCCTTCCTCGCTTTGCAGCCGCATACTCCATCGACTCAAGGACGGTCGTGCGCGGAGGCTATGGTGTGTACTACGACACCCTGACCGTGCGTGACTTCAGCTATGGTCTCCCTAATCAGTTCGGCTATAGCCGTACAACAACCACAACATTCAGCACCGACTTTGGCCAGACCTGGGCCTCAGGCGATCCGAAGAACGGTATATCGCCGCTCACCGATCCCTTTCCTGTGCGCACGGATGGCAGTCGATTCGATGTTCCCGTTGGGAATGCACTCGGCGCGGCAGTAACGGATGGACGCGGCTACTCCTATATCCCGTATGACCTTAACCGTGCGCGGCAACAACGCTGGCGCGGCGGTCTTGAACGCCAGTTCGGGAACGACATTCTGGCTGAGGTAGCCTATGTCGGCTCTTACTCGAGCGATGTATATGTTAACCAGGATATGGAACCGTTGCCTCAGCAGTACTGGGCGACCGGCAATGTACGGAATTCGGCCAATGCCAGCAACCTTACTAAGAACGTCACGAATCCATTCAACATCAATAACTTTGCCGATCTGAAGACAAGCAATCCAGTGGTCTATCAGGATATGAGCAGCAACTCCTTCTTCAAAAGCAAGACCATTCCAAAGTATCGCTTGCTTACGAAATACCCGCAGATCCCCGGTCTCTCTAACTCCTACTCGCCGCTCGGCAGGGTGAAAACGAATTCGATCGAGGCGCGCGTTTCAAAGCGCTTCTCGCGCGGATTCAACCTGGACGTGGCTTACACCAGGATGTGGGGCGAGGCGAAGGATTACTTCTTCAACTCGTTCGACGCAACGCCGAGCTGGCGTGAGAATACACAGACGCGGCCGCAGCGCTGGACCGGAACCAGTGTCATTGAGCTACCGTGGGGCAAGGACAGGAAGTTCTGGAACAGCGGATGGCGAAGCAAGGTCTTTGGTGGATTCCAGATGGCCGGGACGTATGAGTATCAGCCTGGTCCTATGTTGAGCTTCCCGAACGCTTTCTATTACGGCAACCTCGGGGACATTCGTAAAGGCCCGCAAAGCATTCAGAAGTGGTTCAACACCGCAAACTTTGAGCGCTCTGCATCGAAAGCTCCAGCTTCGTTTCAGGCGCGAGCCTTCCCGCTCAACGTAGACGGGGTACGTGCAGACAGCACAAACATATGGAACGGAGACTTGCAGCGCACCTTCCCGGTTACGGAGAAGGCAAATCTGATGTTCCGCTTCGATGTGTTAAACCTGTTCAATCACACAACCTTTTCCGGGCCGAGCACGAGTCCGACAGACTCGAACTTTGGGAGAGTCACCAGCGTCACCGGAACTCCTCCCAGGTACCTGCAGATTATGGCGAAGCTTCAATTCTAAACGGCAATCTCCATCAACAATACGCAGCCGGCCACATGCAAATATGTGGCCGGCTGTTTTATTTCGCCTCCCCCAATTGGCGCCGATTGGCTTATATCCCTATCAGCCTGTTGCAGCTTGAAGTCGACGATTCATCGGCTCTTAAGGTTCCGAGTGATATGGTTCAGTGGTGCGGATTACTCCGCTCGTCTTTCCATGGCAACAGAACGCATCATCAGGGAGAAACCACATGCGAAAATCTCAATTTTTGAAAGTGTCATCAACTGCTCTGCTTCTGGCTGCGGCTCTTCTTCCCGCGTCTGCCCAGTCACAGTGGAAGGTTGAAAAAACGCTGCATATCGGCGGCGAAGGCGGATGGGATTATGTAACGGTGGATGCCATTCAGCATCGCCTTTTTGTCACGCGGACCACCCACACTATGATCCTCGACTCTCAAACCGGGAAAACGCTGGGTGATGTTCCAGGACAGAAGATTGCGCATGGTGTTGCGATCGTTCCGAAGCTCAATCGCGGGTTCATTACCGACGGTGGTGGAAAGGGTGCCATTCTTGTCTTTGATCTGAAGACGTATGCGGTGCTTGGTCGCCTGGCTGCACTCCCGGATGCGGACGGCATCATTTACGATGCTGGGACGGATGAAGTGCTTGCTGTGGCAGGCGACAGCAATGCTCTTATAACCTTCAAGCCCGAGATCGATCCGAAGAACGGCAAGATCGACGAGCCTATTCAACTTGGCGGCGCGCCGGAATTTCTCGCAACCGATGGCGCAGGTAAGGCATACATCAATCTGGAAGACAAAGATGTGGTCGCAGTGGTCGATCTGAAGACGCGGAAGGTCGTTGATCGCTGGCCCGTAGCTCCTGGAGGAAAACCGGTAGGTATGGCCATGGATCGCGCCACGCACCGGTTGTTTATCGGGTGCCGTAACCCGCAAAAGCTTGTGGTGATGAATGCGGAGAATGGCAAGGTAGAGGCTTCGTTGCCTATCGGTGCGGGCGTGGATGCCACTGCGTTCGATGATGGCCAGGCCTTCGCCAGCTGCCGCGATGGATCGCTCTCCGTTGTGGGAGAAAAGACAGGCATGTTTGCAGTCGAGCAGTCTGTGAAGACACCCGATGG
This Acidisarcina sp. DNA region includes the following protein-coding sequences:
- a CDS encoding glycoside hydrolase family 3 C-terminal domain-containing protein — protein: MGDCNPQAAATGVVSSLGLAASFDVAQARAYGDLVGREAINVGVHEVEGPGMDMSRVQQGGRNFEYLGEDPILAGTLAIPYIRAMQKHGIIGMSKHYVANDQETNRFTSNEIISDRVLHEINLLPFEMSVKDGDVASIMCAYPLVNGTYNCESAPLMNDVLRNQWGFKGYVQSDFFAAHSTAPSMLAGMDLEMPSGNYYTSSNINAALAANAITIANIDTALNRRYAQMFRMGQFDRPITLTPIDAAGDGLIARKIAEDSVVLLKNANRLLPLSTKNLRKIALIGQSTYTSAVVNGGGGSSRVLPLYTVTPLQGLQNVLTQLGSTATVTMLIAAPDGSNNAAAASLAASSDIAIVMAGVVTSEGKDRPSLSLPDNQDALIASVATANPEHTVLVLKDGDAVLMPWVNQVPAILEAWYPGQEDGNVVADLLFGITNPSGRLPITYPMNASDVPTSTPEQFPGILVGGVPTITYSEGLNNGYRWYESQGITPLFPFGYGLSYTDFRISDLAVSRKVTDGTKPIKMEFSVRNIGNVRGAVVPQVYLGMPTSAAEPPKRLVAFKKVTLDPGEIKEVQVCIDPNATSHPLGYWESLTQNWVIADGAYKIYVANSSADTVLSDSIVVRKKTNSQENTGSDDKSDAAGESCHDQQPD
- a CDS encoding GDCCVxC domain-containing (seleno)protein, which produces MNGIVLESVLTCPHCGIAKRETMPTDACQFYYECDNCKTVLRPNPGDCCVFCSFGSVKCPPMQQQS
- the merP gene encoding mercury resistance system periplasmic binding protein MerP, translated to MRKLLIAALAMFSQIAMAATPKTVTLDVKNMTCEVCPITVKKSIEKIPGVSAVKVDFGTKTATVTYDPDKTKPEALTRATTNAGYPSTVRR
- a CDS encoding zf-HC2 domain-containing protein, with translation MVSCKTIIAHLSEYLDGNASDEMRQKIERHLRGCRRCSAVYDSTRKMLVITGDERVFELPEGYGERLHGFLKTMLSNSEAQ
- a CDS encoding sigma-70 family RNA polymerase sigma factor, which codes for MTQERKAKEAATAALIPRILAGEKDLFHDLIRPYERGFFLQAYSIVRNHDDAEESVQQAMMKIFCNLAQLMERDKFKQWAMRVIANEARMCRRKRRQYLYESIDQVATETSDEKPFSPKQFADWRDLPSDEVEKKEVREAIGRALAELPDIYREVFVLRDMQHLDVAETVEVLGIGESAVKTRLHRARLMLRESLSPIFAKPGISVWERWKGLNPWLAAKR
- a CDS encoding DUF302 domain-containing protein; translated protein: MNSLLRRTTLAAALFAAFAAAAFAQETRVSVPSNKSYEQTVETFKMAVSKGGMMVMSTVDQGNMLKMTGLSMKGTLFLVGNPNVGKQVFEKDPAAGLYLPLRVYIYQSTAGKTFLSYDKPSVMLKQFDNGTIDQTATMLDQKLDMLTHMVAQ
- a CDS encoding carboxypeptidase-like regulatory domain-containing protein is translated as MRIPSLHRIFAIFAMLVLAAALIPASSAQETRSMIFGRVLDSSGAVVPSAQVTVVDNDTNFTTKLTANASGYYEAPLLMAGNYSVIVEAKGFRTETQAGISLPIATHQEVNVTLKVGDTAETVTVTASSTLIETDPLSSGYLIDSRSLHSLPVLNNNVTLLAKVAPGIQSNGGADGYSNPAFGYIGTSYSTGGNVGGNSFSIDGVPNNGNIRRVSSQPPSDAVSEFKVETSNFDTSVGHTSGASFSVSTKSGTNDFHGSLSEQHWRNEWNAANFFVKAQNRVSIAAAEAQGNTSLADSLRNKKLNPAGHSNNYTGTIGGPVRIPGLYNGKDKMFFFFSYSGLNDRVSANTVYWNRTVPTLKERDGDFSDLLQVDPVLYQLYDPLTTRPDPTRPGHVIRDPFPGNIIPKSRMINPVYNYYTRLMPNPNNAPTNTALAPTNNYLASRMPWKFDYKSMSGRVDYQLSSKNRFFVRTQYWSNNEANQDWLYETAPGYGGLVGNRLGISSGMDWVWTPSSSWLFDISTGFQRFTDGVLDQAQRKVEPSKVGLPSYIDQYAGGNYTAPLMRFAGYDSLSWNWMGKPARYDNIIGKVDGWRTLGMHTIRFGFDQYQLAKTNYGFNSGINTSGNFNFDNSFTSRDDDGNVPAGSLGHSWAAFLMGLPTSSSIATSPSVALRNAQYGWYVEDGWKVSPKLSVNIGLRMEYETGATVRHNQALGTFDPKLSVPIAADAQTAYAANPIPELPAAQFQVTGGTTYAGLNGAPRALWKNELMFLPRFAAAYSIDSRTVVRGGYGVYYDTLTVRDFSYGLPNQFGYSRTTTTTFSTDFGQTWASGDPKNGISPLTDPFPVRTDGSRFDVPVGNALGAAVTDGRGYSYIPYDLNRARQQRWRGGLERQFGNDILAEVAYVGSYSSDVYVNQDMEPLPQQYWATGNVRNSANASNLTKNVTNPFNINNFADLKTSNPVVYQDMSSNSFFKSKTIPKYRLLTKYPQIPGLSNSYSPLGRVKTNSIEARVSKRFSRGFNLDVAYTRMWGEAKDYFFNSFDATPSWRENTQTRPQRWTGTSVIELPWGKDRKFWNSGWRSKVFGGFQMAGTYEYQPGPMLSFPNAFYYGNLGDIRKGPQSIQKWFNTANFERSASKAPASFQARAFPLNVDGVRADSTNIWNGDLQRTFPVTEKANLMFRFDVLNLFNHTTFSGPSTSPTDSNFGRVTSVTGTPPRYLQIMAKLQF